The Parabacteroides timonensis sequence GGCTTTCTCGAATTCCGGATGCTGGTTATAAACTTCTTCTATTGATAAAAGAACTTCTTTCACGGCTTGCAAGTACTCTTTTTCGCCCGGGTGCTTTGCTTCCAGTGCAGATAAAATAACTTCTGTCTTCATAGCGTTTCTTGCTTTTTTAGGAATAACAATGTGTAGGCAAATGTAGCGAATTCTATGGACTGACCAAGGGTTTTGCTTTCTTTTTGATAGTGAATTATATGTTTTTGATGCATATCTTTGGGCTGATTCTCCTTGCTTGCCATCCTTCTAGCTTCAATATGCCTAATATTTAGTGTACAGGCAAGCGTCTTTTAATATTCAGGTCATGACTTCTTTCTTCTTTTTTTTCCTTACATTTGGGCGCATATAATTCTATGAAATCGTTATGAGCGGAATACCGGATTTTAAGAACCTTGTGTTTAAAGACACATCATTCGCCAATCTAATGAATAAGCGTATATATAATGTATTGCTTATTGCTACAAAATATGATGCCTTTATGTTGGAAGACGACGGGCGGGTCGATGAACAGATATTTAACGAATATACTTCGCTGAGCCTTCGTTATCCTCCCCGTTTTACCCAGGTGACTACGGAAGAAGAAGCACTGGCTGAACTGGAAGACCGTAATTTTGAATTGATCATCTGCATGCCTAATATGGACGACCGCGATATTTTTGCGGCGGCAAAGGAGATCAAGGTGCATTATCCTAATATTCCTATCGTGGTGTTGACGCCTTTCTCCAAAGAAGTTTCCAAACGTATAGCCAATGAAGACCTGAGTGCGATCGACTATGTATTCAGTTGGCTGGGAAATGCCGAGCTGTTGTTGGCTATTATTAAACTTATTGAAGATAAGTGGAATGCGCCCGACGATACGAAAAGTGTAGGTGTGCAGATCATTCTGTTGGTGGAAGATTCGATCCGTTTCTATTCTTCCGCTTTGCCGCATCTGTATAAGTTTGTTTTGGAGCAGAGCCAGATGTTTGCCAAGGAGGCGCTTAACGGTCACCAGCAGACGCTTCGTATGCGTGGTCGTCCGAAAATCAAACTGGCAAGAACCTACGAGGAAGCTGTCCGTATATTCGACCAGTACCGGGATAATATGCTCGGTATCGTTTCGGATATGAGTTTTATGCATAATGGGATGAAAGATCCTTATGCTGGTTATAAGTTTGGGCAGTATGTCCGTAAGACGGGATTGATCATTCCTTTTGTCCTGGAGTCGTCAGAGTCGTGCAATAAAGTATATGCGAAGGAGCTGGGTGCGTCGTTTATCGATAAGAATTCGAAAAGTTACCCGCAGGATCTCCGTAAGAAGATTATGCAGCGTTTCGGGTTTGGCGATTTCGTTATCCTGAATCCGCAGACGAAGGAAGAGATCATGCGTATCAAGGATTTGAAGGATTTGCAGAAGAAAGTCTTCCAGATACCGGACGATTCGTTGGTTTATCATCTTTCGCGCAATCATTTCTCACGCTTCTTCTATTCGCGTGCCATGTTCCCGCCGGCAGAGGTCCTGAAGCGAGTGGACGTGAGCGATTATAAAGATATGGATGAGGCTCGTAAACTGATATTCGACCTTATCGTACAATACCGCCGGATGAAGAACTCCGGGGTGGTGGCCATCTACCAGAAAGACCGTTTCGACGAGTACAGCAACTTTGCCCGTATCGGTGACGGTTCGCTGGGAGGAAAGGGGAGAGGCCTTGCTTTTATGGGAGCAATGGTGAAACGTTATCCGAAATTGGAGACGGAAAACTTCAATACCAACATACCGAAGACGGTAGTTATATGTACCGATATCTTCGACGAATTTATGGAGACGAACGAGTTGTTGCCTATCGCCTTGGGGGATGCCGACGATGAGACGATCCTTAAATATTTCCTTCGTGCCAGTCTGCCGGCCAGTCTGATCGACGACCTGATGGCTTTCTTCGATGTCGTGAAGAGTCCGATAGCCGTCCGTTCGTCCAGTTTGCTTGAAGACTCTCATTATCAACCGTTCGCCGGTATTTATTCTACTTATATGATTCCCCGGATGGAGGATAAATATGAGATGTTGCGTATTCTGAGCGATGCGATCAAGGCGGTGTATGCTTCTGTGTTCTATCGTGACAGTAAGGCATATATGACGGCAACTTCCAACCTGATCGATCAGGAGAAGATGGCGATCGTATTGCAGGAAGTGGTCGGCAACCGTTACAACGATCATTTCTACCCGACCATCTCCGGGGTGGCCCGATCACTGAATTTCTACCCGATCGGTAACGAGAAGGCGGAAGACGGTATAGCCAATATCGCCCTCGGACTGGGGAAATATATTGTTGACGGTGGTCAAACTTTGCGTTTCTCCCCGCGCCACCCGCATAATATTTTGCAGATGAGTACGATGGATTTCGCCCTTCGTGAGACGCAGACCCGCTTCTATGCGCTCGATCTGGAGAACCTGGCACAGCAGTTCTCTATCGACGACTCTTTCAACTTGTTGCGTCTGAACCTGAAGGATGCCGATGCCGACGGTTCTTTGAAATATATCGTTTCTACTTACGATCCGTACGATCAGATCATTCGTGACGGTTATTATTCCGGAGGGCGGAAGATCCTCTCTTTCGTTAATATCCTGCAACATGATGTATTCCCGTTGGCAAAGACGTTGGATGAATTGCTTCGTATCGGTCAGGAGGAAATGGGGCGTCCGGTAGAGATCGAGTTTGCTGTAAATGTCGACCCTAATAATCATGATAAGGCAACTTTCTATCTGCTTCAGATCCGTCCGATCGTCGATAACAAGGAGATTATGGATGAAGACCTGAGCCAGGTTAAGAATGAAGAGACAATCCTTTCTTCGACCAGTGTATTGGGTCATGGTATCGTGACGGACGTACAGGATATTATCTATGTAAAGAGCGGCGCTTTCAATTCTTCAAACAATCAGTTGATCGCTTATGAGATAGAGAAGCTGAACCGTCGTTTCACGGAAGAGGAGAAGAACTATGTCTTGGTTGGTCCCGGACGTTGGGGCAGCAGTGACCATTGGTTAGGTATCCCGGTGAAATGGCCTCATATCAGTAATGCGCGTGTGATAGTGGAATGTGGCCTGGAGAACTATCGTGTCGACCCGAGCCAGGGAACGCATTTCTTCCAGAACCTGACTTCTTTCGGTGTCGGTTACTTCACAATCAATCCTTTCAAAGGCGACGGCTGGTTCGATGAAGCGTATTTGAATGCTTTACCGGCTGTTGAGGATACAGAGTATCTGCGTCATATCCATTTTGACAAACCGATCGTTATAAAGATGGACGGGAAGAAGAGTTTAGGTGTAGTACTTAAGCCGGAATAAGATAGTATATAGCAAAAAAAGTCCTCTCATGCATCAAGCAGAGAGGACTTTTTTGTTTTATGACGCAATGGTGTATCAGTCTTTCTTCTTGATAAAGTCCGAAGGATAATTCACCTTGTTGATGATCTCGTTATCCTTTAAACGAATCCAGGTTTTGAAACCTTTTTCACCTTCTGTCATTTCGATCACACGGGCACCGTTGGTCAGATTGTTATAAACCGTGTCGCCACCGGTATAACGGCCGTAAGCCAATAAGATACCTTTCCAGTAAACGGCATAATCGTCATCATGGTCGTGACCGACAAATACGCCTTCGATGTCTCCCATTTCTTTCATGGAAGCAAACAGGCCGGAGTTTAGTTGCGGTGCACAAGCCTTTTCCTTACGTGTTCCTACCATTATAGCAGTTTCGTCAGATGCTGCCTGATTGTATTCCGGTAAAGCGATGTGGAAGAATGCCAATGAAGGAACCGGCGTTCCACCGTTTTGCTTTGTGAATTTAGTGCTGTTGTCGCGATACCATTGAATCTGGTCGAACTTGATGTAATCGTATCCGCCGATCCCTTCGATCTGTGAATACGAATGAGAGTCCATACAATAAAGTACGGCTGCATCTTTATTTCCATTCGACGATTTGATCGGCAGGATGTAGTTGCTGGCTCCGGATACACCTTTTACTGAGTCGGTCAGGTTATAAGGGATTGTCCGGATAATATCGAACAGCTGCGCACGTGTCAGCCCTTGCTCGTTATCATGGTTACCGAATGTCATACCGAAAGGTATTTTGCGTTGGGCTGCCAGGTTGAGTATGGTGCGCATACCTTCTTCGGCAGGTTTTCCGTAGATTACATCACCGGTGAAGAGTACCAGATCCGGCTTTTCTGCATCCAATACCTCATTAATCCTTTCAACAGAGATTGCCGATTTCGGATTGTTATGGATATAATGTACGTCCGTAAACTGTACGATCTTAAATTTTCCGTCTTTATTGAATTGCAGTGACGGTTGCTGGGCGTTACCGTTCAGTAAGCCGCCCAACAGGAATAACATGCTAAATAATATCTGTTTCATCATCTATTTATTTAAATACCGGCATCGGACGTCCGATCCAAACTTGCGGTTGTTTCAGGTTGAAGATTTCAGCAACGGTAGAAGCGCAGTCGAACTGCATCATGCTGATGTCATCGAAGCAATATCCTTTTTTGATATTTTTACCGGCGATGATAAAAGGAGTCTCCATTTCCTGCATCGTCTTGCCGCCATGCCCTTTGTTGATACCACCGTGATCGGCTGTGATGATGAAAATCGTTTCATCGTACATACCGGCTTTCTTTACTGCATCGACGATCTGGCCGATATAACCGTCCAACTCTTTGATTTTAGCATAGTAAGCGGGAGTGTCGTGTCCATCGGCATGTCCTACATGGTCAGGATTATCAAAAGCGATCATTGTAAGGGTCGGCTTTTTCTCGGTGATGTATTTAACGGCCATTTCGCATAATACGGTTGGCTGTTTGTTATAGTCGGGACCTTGTGCATGATAGCTCATAGACAAGGTATCAACAAGATATTTGATACCGTCCCAGTCGTAAAGACAACCGATCTCGGCATCCGGCTGAGCATCGCGAAGCAATTGGAAAACTGTCGGGAAAATGCCGTGTTTATTTAGTTCGCGTGAAGGCAGCTCTGGTGTTTTTGAACCCCATTCTGTGTATCCGTGGATCTCTGGACCCGCACCCATGAACATAGAGGCCCAGTTCACAGCACTGGAAGATGGCAGTACGGAACGTTTCTTCAACGTATAAGAACCGTCTTTCATAAATTGTTTAGTGACGGGCATCTCCGCTTTTTCTACACTGTAAGCTCCCCAGCCGTCGAGGCCGATCCAGACTACGTGTTTTGCTTTTGGTTTGGCGGCAAAAGCCGAACTAACGGTGAAAATGGTTAAAACCAGAAAAAGTAATAAGTTTCTTTTTTTCATGATATGTGTTTAATTTTGTATTAGTACATCAAAGGTATGTAAAATAGGTACGAATATCTAATTATCATAGCTTCTTTTATCATTATTTTATAGTAATATCGAATTGGTCGTACGACTCGGTTCTCCAGGATTTATCGGCTGTTGTCGGCGAAATAGCGAAAAGTGGGGAGAACGTTTTTATCTTAATTGTCTGACCATCCGGCATAAATTCCATGATACGCAACCAGCCGTCGCCACCGTTGCCATGCCAGAAACCGTCGGCCGTCTGGGCGTTGAACATCATCTGTGGAATCTCTTTGCCGGCAGCATTTTTATCCACACGGAAAGAAACATTGTCCTTGAAAGGAGCTATCTCGCATTCATGGCCGCAGATCACCATACAGATGTTGGAAGAGGGATATACGAGTTTCTGCCAAATGGCTTCCCCGTAATTAGCCGGAGATACTTTGTAGTTCTCTTTTATGTGGCGTTTGCCGTTCCAGGCGAGATAAGAGTGGGTTAGGAGAATAACTTTGTGATCTTTATACTTCGGCTTTTCGGTGATAGTCTTTGCCCATTCGATGGCTTCGTCGCGTGGTGCGAACTCCAGGGAGATAACCAGTATTTTGCCCCAGGTCTTCGTGTCGAATTCGTATGCTGCATTTTCAAGCGTAGGGATATCCTGATAGTTGTTTCCCACTTCTACCAGTGATTTTCTCCAGCAGGAGTTTCTTTCCGAAGGAAAATAGGCGGGGAAACGGCATAAACGGTTTTCCGACTTTTCGTATCCGTAGTCATGATTGCCGGTACAGATAACGTAAGGTAATTTATTATCCAACCGGGCAAAAGCCTGTGAGGCCGCTTTCCATTGTTCTTCGCTGGTCTGGTTGCCGTTCACGCCGTCCGGTATACGGATTTCGTTCTGTTCAACCAGGTCGCCGGTACATAGGACGGCTTCGATATTTAATCTTTCTTTGTTGTTGGCTGTCCATGCGGTCATCAGTTCGAACAAGGGTTGGTTGACATCGAATTTGGTGTAGCTCTGGGGATCGGGTAACAAGATCATGGAGAATGACTGGTCGTCCGTTAATTTAGGTTGTACAGGCTGTACCTGTGCATTCATTGTCATCATATTCAGTAAGGTGATGACGGATAAGAATAATCTTTTTTTCATTTGTATTTAGTTTAATGTATTATTTGTCGGATGGAGGCGTCAGTTCGAATGTAGTCAGGACTGCTGCATGGTCGGAAGCCCATACGTCGTCTATCTCCGGTGTTGTTTTTATGATTTTGGAAGAGACAGCGCGGATATTGTTCCCTTTATAATAAAGGAAGTCGATCCTGTTTCTTTGCAGTTGCCCGTAGATGGCGGCGAAGGTCCCTTCCGGACGTTTTATTTCATCCGGATTGATTTCGCGGAAACTGTCTTTATATCCTTTTTCCTGCATATATCGGGAAATAGGGAAGTCGACGGGACCATATCCGTAATGAAACGGTGCGGCAGCGGCGGTCCAGTCTAAATGGCTGCAGGAATTAAAATCACCGCCAAGGATAACCGGAATATCTTCGCCCGTTAAATAAGGTTTTGTATCATTTTCCAGAATGTTTTGCAGGTCGACTAGTCCCAGTCGGGCATCATCGGCGATCCATGCATAAGGATTATGACCTATCATATGAAAACTGCCGGTATATTCGGGATGATAAGCATACCGTATCCAGCAGGCGTTGACTAACATCTGTCGTTGGTCGGGTAATGTCAGTTTGACAGGGTTGGAAAAGAATGTTTTCTTTGTCGGTAGGGGAGTTATGGAATATCTGCTGAAGAGTACCAGATTATCCTGTAAAGAGGCGGTCTGCATGTTATATCCCAATTCCTCTTTTATACGTTGTTGACTGCCGTATCCTTCCTGCATGGTAATAACGTCTGCATTTGTTGTCTTAATAAGATCGATGATCCGGGTTACTCCATCTTTACCCAGGTGATTGCCTCCATGCCAGATGTTCCATTGAAGAACCTTAACGATGTTCGGATTGCTTTTACTGTTCTCGGTGATGCTTTTATCAATGGGGTCTTCGCTTTTTTCAGGAATGTATTCAGTCTCGTCCAGTTTGAAAGACGGTACGGATATTTTTATTTTATTGCCGGGATTAGCCTTGTCTGCAATATCTGCCGTAACTAATAAATAGTTGATGCCGGGTGTTAATGTGACAGCTCCCGATTCATTCCGGAAAGACATTTTCTTCCGGGGCTTTTCCCCTTGTCCAAATAATTCAGTTTTTACATCTGAACGAGCTTTTTTACCTGTATAATAGACATGGATATTGGATATATCATTTAAAGAGGTAACTTCCGACAGGTCGAGATCGAGTGCTGTTAAACGCAAAGGAGCTTGATCTCCTGTGACGGCTATTCTTAATTTGAGTATCTGGTCGTCCGTACTTCCCTGATCTGCATCCCATTCACTGTCGATAACAACTGCATTAAATAATTCTTGTTGTTTGGAAGGTACTACGAATTTAGGGTTATCATTCACAACGGTATAAGCTAACGGGGCAGTCCCTTTATATTGGTTTCTGCCGTTTCGCAAATGGTATGCCTGGTCTCCTTTGCCGACCCAATTGGTTATTACTTCTTCGGTTTTTGTTCCGTCGTCAAAGTTGTAGTAGGCAACCAGTGAATTGAATAAAGGATGAGTAGGTGCTAAAGGTTTATTCATCCATTCCTTTAAAGTCTCTGTTGGCACGGCTGTATTCCAGATACGGACTTCATCCATGAATCCCCCGAAAGTGGTCGGTTCATCTTCATTGACTCCCAATGCTCCGGGAAGAACGGATATACCTGTTGTTTTGCTGTCGATGACTTCTCCGTCCAGATAAAGTCGGGTAACGAATCCGTCGCAGCTTACTGCTACATGATGCCATTGATCATCCAATACTTCTTTAGACCATAAATTAGCCCATGTGCTATGAAGTTTTCCATTTTCAATGACCAACGGCAGATAATCCGCCCTGTTCGTAAAACTATATTCACCACCTCCAAAGATGACTTCCAGGTCTTTCCATGAGTTGTCATCGCCCTTGATCCATGTCTCAAGGGTCCATGATCCAGTCAGGAAACCGATGCCGGTACGGACGTTATTGTCTTTTCCGTCCAGATGTAAGGCGAGATTGCGGGTAGGAAGTTGTGATGAAACAATGAAAATAGAAAAGAAAGGTATAAGTAGAGCAAAGATGTATTTCATGGTATTATTGTATTATTTAAAAGCGAACAAATCTATAAAAAAACATTGAAGTAAAGAAGGGTTTGTAATACAAACCCTTCTTTTGTTTAGACTATTTTATTATCCACATAATATTATTTATATTGTCAACTCCTCCCCATTGACGTTGTAAAGCGATATCCATTTGCTCCTTATTATAATTTATTTCATTTTGAGGGTAAAGCCATCTCATTGGAATCTTATCTCTTACTTCATTTAAATTAGTTTCCGGATTAATTGGAAATTTTGGATTACCAGTTCTTCTATATTCATAATAAGAATCCCATTGTAAATGGAAAAATGAAGCTAAATAGGTCTGCATCCAAATTTGTTCTAATCTTTCCTGTATTGAACCTTCTTGTCTGTAAGAAACATAAGGACCTGTTAAATATTCCTTGATATAATCATCTGTTATGGATACTCCTTGAGTATATATTTCTTCATTGGGTACAGTAGATCTAACAAATTCAAAAGATGCACGAATACCTTTTTCATAGTATTCTTTAGCGGAGCCGTTTATCCAACCTCTTTCTACCGCTTCAGCAAGTATAAAATTCATATCAGCATATCCTAAACGGATAACAGGAACTCCTACAAAGTTATTACGGTAAATATCATTTACCCTGTTATACATTTTGGTAGAGACTTTTACTGCTGTTTCACTGATAGCTGCTGTTGGATCTAAACCTATGTAAGCATTCCAATCATTTCTTTCCAACAATGTTGCTCCCTGGGGCAAATAAAGTGGATCAGTCAATGCCTGAATAGGAGCAAAATAGTAGAATAATCTATAATCTTTGTATTTTTTCAAAGGAGTGATTAGGGTCTCAGATCCGGGATAAGTCTCCATAGCCCTCCATTGTGTTACGTGCATTGGGTTTTCCTGACCATTTTTATTCGCAAATACAATCTGAAGGTTGTCTGCGTTACTTTCAAACAGGGGTTTTTCTTTTACTATCTGTGCAAAGAGCTGCTCAATCCGTAAATCCGTTGTATCTTCAGCTCTTTTTTGTAAGGACATTAAGACCTTTAAACGTAACACATTGGTCGCCTTTCTCCAATTTTCTGTATTTCCCCCATAAACGATGTCTCCTTCGAAACTTTCATTGGCTTTAGCAAAATATGTATCAGCTTTATCCAGATCATCTAAAACACCTATAAATACATCCTTTTGATCATCATATTTAGGATATCTGTATGTTTCTATGTCCAGAGCTTCACTATATGGAATATCGCCCATATCTAGGGAAGTACGATAGAATGCCCATGCTTTTAAATAATGATAGAGCCCGGCATATGCATCTTTGTCCGAATCAGGGGCAATTTCCATCATTTTATATGCATTAGTTAATCCTTGTAACAAATTGAAATCACCTTTGGATAAACTATTATATTGATAAAGATCAATTCCTTCTCCTGAGATTAATCGTTTACTTAAAAATTCACTGTTCCATAATCCGGATGGCATTATGTGATCCAATATGACTTTTGTTGCTAACATAGAGGATGTTACTGTCGTCGGTTTATTGGGGTCTGTGTTAATATCATTAAAATTTGATGTACAACGAACAAATACACTCAATAGAATACATACCGGTATTACATATTTTAATTTTATGAGAATTGTTTTCATATTATTCTGTTTTAAAAATTCAATTTGAAATTAACTCCAATATACCGCTGAGAAGGTGAATTCAGGTTCTCATACCCATACTGATCACCTCCTTTGTCTGGGTCGGACATTTTATATTTCTTTGTCCATAATAGAAGATTCTGCCCGGTTAAACTAACTTCTGCATGTTTTAACCCGATCATTTTGGTATATTCATATGGAATGGCATAAGTAATGGATAAATTTCTTAATTTAAAGAATGTTTCATCAAAGACATTTTGCCATTTAGGTTTACTTGCGCCATCGTTATATCTCATCATATATGATTGATAGGATACTGGAACATCGTTAGGCGCGTATACCCGTGTATCTTCCAGAATATTGCCATCTGCATCTCTTTTTACTTCACCGGATACAACTTTTACGCCATTTCCAATGTAATTGGTTTTACCATTTACTACTTCATCATAACGCCACTGGGTATCTGTATCAATATGAGAACCTGAACTCAACATAGTCTGTACAGTTCGTGAAAATGACATACCTCCAACTCGTCCGTCAATAGTAAAACTTAAGGTAAAATCTTTATAGCGGAACGTATTAGTAATACCCCATGTTAAGTCAGGTCTGATATTTCCTCTTTTAGAATAAAATGTTTGTTGAATGGGCATGCCTCCGTTATGAATAATATTTCCATTCGGATCTCTTTCCCAATCGTAAATTTCGAACCAATCCCAACGTTCCCCTTCTTTTACCCATGGCTTTTTAGTCGAATGGTCCGGATCTAACTTTTTATATGTATAGATGTCTCTTGACCAGTTGGTTAGAATATCCCATCTGAAATCTTTTGTTTGGACGGGAGTTCCTCCGATTGTCAATTCAAATCCTCTTCTTAAAAGTTCTTCTTCCGAGTTTACCTGAATGCTATTATATCCGGTAGAAGAACTAACGCCTCCGTTTACAATGAAATCAGATTCCACCTTTCTAAAATAAGCCAAATCGGCGTGAGCTCTATTACTGAAGAAATTAACAGCTGTACCAATTTCCATGGTTGTTGCTTTTTTAGGCAGAATGTCATTCCCTATTATTGAAGACGGGAAACTGGCTGTTCCTGATCCGTTCCATCTATTGGGTACTACAGTATATACGTTGTTATTTGCATAAATATCAGCATCTTGTTTGGTCATTGTCCAAGAGCCTCTTACTTTCCAAAAATCCCAAATTTCCGGTAACTTAATGAGTTCAGATAGGACAATACTTCCGGACACTGAAGGATAAAAATAGGAACGATTGTTTTTATTAAGTGTTGAAGACCAATCATTCCTTCCTGTAAGATCTAGGAAAAAAGTGCTAGCCCATGACATAGATACTTTACCATACAAACTATTTGTTTGTTTACGTTTCATGACATTCTGATTAGAACTAAAATCGTATGGAGTTTTGACAGGGTCAACAGATGCTTGTAAAGAATAAAAACCTGGTATTGTCAGGCCTCCTGCTGTTTTGATAAACTGGTTATCGGATTTCCAATAATAAATATTTCCACCGAATAACACATTCAGATTTAATTTGTTCCACGTTTTATCAGCCATTAACATAGCATCTGTATTAATACTATATCCAGAAGTTGTACTAGTATCGAAATATCCTTTTTTATCCCAGGAATAGTTAGCACTGATTGCGTTTCTGTTTTCTGTTTTATCTATGTAAGTATCCATTCCGGCACGTAGTACAGCTTTTAACCATGGATTAATATCGAGGCTTCCGTTCATATAAGTGTTGACCATTGTTTTGTCGGTCTTTTTTATGACCTCATAAGCTTTGAAATAAGGATTGTCGTACCAACTTCTGTCATACCAGTTTTGTTGAATATTTTCTTTTCCTTTAACCCAATAGTTTCTGTAGTCGCGTATATCATATTCAGTACCGCCCCATACTACCATATCATAAATATAGCTGGAACTATAATATCCTGCCCCAAAATCGTTGGGCGATATTTTTTTATTTATAGTAGCAGCAGCTTCCAATTTGAATTTGCCATAGGACATTTCACCTCCGACATAATAATTGAAACTATTTAATTTTTGATTAGGATATTGTCCTTTATTATAGACATGAGTGAGAGAAGTACGGAATGAACCGTATTTTCCTTTTTGAGAAACACTTACGTTATTATTCGTAACCATACTGAACTCCAGGAAGTTTTTGAAATTATTCTTCCCTTTAGAAACCAACTCTTGTTCTCTACGTTCATAACTATAAGGGTCATACATGACTGCTGTACGTCCAATATCCAATTTATCACCCCATACATATCCTGATACATCATCATATTTGCCTCCGTAACCGTAACTGTATGAAGATTGAGCTTTAGGGAAAGCTAAATAACCAGCAAAAAACATGGTATTACTATTCACACTAATATCCAGGCCTTCTCTTTGTGAACTCTTTTTAGTGGTAACCATGATGGCACCGTTACTGCCTAAAGCCCCGTAAAGAGCTGTAGCTGTCGGTCCTTTCAATACATCAATCGATTCAATATCATCTGACGCAATATTATTTAGAGACATATTTTGGGATGGTATCCCATCAATTATTAAAAGAGTTTCTTCGCCTCTAAGATTTAATTTAGTATTTTCATTGAATTCCGTCGTATTTAAGACTGTTAAGCCTGCTACTTTTCCGGTCAATAAAGAAGCTACGTCAACACCTTTTGCTGTAGTCAATCCGTCTGGATTTATTTTTTGTACTGCATATCCAAGCGCTTTCTCTTCTCGTTTGATACCTAGTGCAGTGACAACAACTTCCTCCAGCCTTTTAGTATCTTCTTCGAGCTGAATGGAAAA is a genomic window containing:
- a CDS encoding SusC/RagA family TonB-linked outer membrane protein, which gives rise to MRLTAIMLFVCIGLAYASDSYSQSATLTLNVNNKTVQEVLDEIEKQSEFHFFYNNKQVNTNRVVSIKSNKKNVFNVLEQLFNGTDISYKVLEKSIILSPKTVLENAIAQQTIKKISGTVVDTKGEPIIGANILEKGSTNGTITDIDGKFQLSVPYNTFLVISYIGYQNKEIIVKNNTVFSIQLEEDTKRLEEVVVTALGIKREEKALGYAVQKINPDGLTTAKGVDVASLLTGKVAGLTVLNTTEFNENTKLNLRGEETLLIIDGIPSQNMSLNNIASDDIESIDVLKGPTATALYGALGSNGAIMVTTKKSSQREGLDISVNSNTMFFAGYLAFPKAQSSYSYGYGGKYDDVSGYVWGDKLDIGRTAVMYDPYSYERREQELVSKGKNNFKNFLEFSMVTNNNVSVSQKGKYGSFRTSLTHVYNKGQYPNQKLNSFNYYVGGEMSYGKFKLEAAATINKKISPNDFGAGYYSSSYIYDMVVWGGTEYDIRDYRNYWVKGKENIQQNWYDRSWYDNPYFKAYEVIKKTDKTMVNTYMNGSLDINPWLKAVLRAGMDTYIDKTENRNAISANYSWDKKGYFDTSTTSGYSINTDAMLMADKTWNKLNLNVLFGGNIYYWKSDNQFIKTAGGLTIPGFYSLQASVDPVKTPYDFSSNQNVMKRKQTNSLYGKVSMSWASTFFLDLTGRNDWSSTLNKNNRSYFYPSVSGSIVLSELIKLPEIWDFWKVRGSWTMTKQDADIYANNNVYTVVPNRWNGSGTASFPSSIIGNDILPKKATTMEIGTAVNFFSNRAHADLAYFRKVESDFIVNGGVSSSTGYNSIQVNSEEELLRRGFELTIGGTPVQTKDFRWDILTNWSRDIYTYKKLDPDHSTKKPWVKEGERWDWFEIYDWERDPNGNIIHNGGMPIQQTFYSKRGNIRPDLTWGITNTFRYKDFTLSFTIDGRVGGMSFSRTVQTMLSSGSHIDTDTQWRYDEVVNGKTNYIGNGVKVVSGEVKRDADGNILEDTRVYAPNDVPVSYQSYMMRYNDGASKPKWQNVFDETFFKLRNLSITYAIPYEYTKMIGLKHAEVSLTGQNLLLWTKKYKMSDPDKGGDQYGYENLNSPSQRYIGVNFKLNF
- a CDS encoding SusD/RagB family nutrient-binding outer membrane lipoprotein; translation: MKTILIKLKYVIPVCILLSVFVRCTSNFNDINTDPNKPTTVTSSMLATKVILDHIMPSGLWNSEFLSKRLISGEGIDLYQYNSLSKGDFNLLQGLTNAYKMMEIAPDSDKDAYAGLYHYLKAWAFYRTSLDMGDIPYSEALDIETYRYPKYDDQKDVFIGVLDDLDKADTYFAKANESFEGDIVYGGNTENWRKATNVLRLKVLMSLQKRAEDTTDLRIEQLFAQIVKEKPLFESNADNLQIVFANKNGQENPMHVTQWRAMETYPGSETLITPLKKYKDYRLFYYFAPIQALTDPLYLPQGATLLERNDWNAYIGLDPTAAISETAVKVSTKMYNRVNDIYRNNFVGVPVIRLGYADMNFILAEAVERGWINGSAKEYYEKGIRASFEFVRSTVPNEEIYTQGVSITDDYIKEYLTGPYVSYRQEGSIQERLEQIWMQTYLASFFHLQWDSYYEYRRTGNPKFPINPETNLNEVRDKIPMRWLYPQNEINYNKEQMDIALQRQWGGVDNINNIMWIIK